A window of Gasterosteus aculeatus chromosome 9, fGasAcu3.hap1.1, whole genome shotgun sequence contains these coding sequences:
- the sorbs2a gene encoding sorbin and SH3 domain-containing protein 2 isoform X2, giving the protein MNTGTDSHSSDLDSWRSRSATDGLKNGDASSSSLAAKGFRSVRPNLQDKKSPTQEINHVPLPPPRRESFHFSPTGTNPPGYGSLVARANDFIPRTLTFTQNEKGESLTVRSTSSYSYSESTNSVQHSHQSPLLDAISSCTAPTPTNSQAQERKVSALKLTPVTIPDPPAHTQRPKTRTPGSPPLTHPPPRGGPTASQPLTQAASPAGRSGPESLEPSGDTAALEGPDRAPGEAKSPAPAQVEITKAPPALPPRPSPAVLLGQVLSHAMNGSAPQRPLSPLSYPPPPTSLHPTLQRHSRGSEGSESLARESVVLGHTSVSGMVPIARFSEEEKRVSVIKAPHYEGIGPVDDSGIPIAIRTTVDRPKDWYKTMFKQIHKVHKADDDYSDTYNATYAVINSDDYSLSSNPTMAHPAPRTHTYRPLAKCPSDNGGRLGPREPPPSPVPPPPPPMPSLLQLRARDSDRERDSPDANEWGPPNRKVDTRKYRAEPKSIFEYEPGRSSILEHERPTYDDIDLENEPWYKFFSELEFGRPPPKKRLDYNPDISARQRIETSLHIAPADKAPERPASAASDYRKRRKSEPTSSQVNAQSQSRAATSPKPVDAYRPSSSLKKPVVHSSPSSPSRAKGGAACNMYSNSLTSPGPQQRPDLPPLPSDPVHCHEEASLESSSASNQSVCGKNSWQTKCQDAETWSSADEVPPVPGKLKSRSCDDLLNDGHSGSGGRNATRSESAGSLVCDGNPPSSVGSISTSSLPRLHRRRAHDSPGFLQLYRKMHQIDRAHLIPSEVIRSVRARILELERQPHLHRHRLSPWTPSWGMEVPRDMVPSRISTYESLISKSKSMPNLGDTEVPSGATTPGGSSSRASSGGVATPSFPKRRFSIESLLEEDGNGGAVPHAMDHRHRPRSPPEGQPRVGPEPSRVRSFPAPPVPQGPRANHDYSDSEQDAVASDLSDFIQVEGSSFCSESDFDHCSLTSSESLYGSSNLHHHHLRHQQHHHHLHHHHPAHQSLGQSQGYQHRHLISSCKGRCPASYTRFTTMLRHERERARQQLQRPSQQSAGSRSQIQSSQSQQSMSKLAFLVSPVPFRRKKGSPPTSRRSSGGAERGGRPKSKQAIYEALDAALRDIYEHIQAERGHRGSRAPDDSILRRILAELLPNVPERSSSLRGRRGCWQGGQSSTSLYPDGSPTEYASHRGDPSTPRLQSPLGYGRHSDSSNNNEYAEEQGNGNGLCYSDQDVSRCYSTMDGRHTPQSRRPATDREVSHKQMTQLILFSLLHQKQPARAIYDFKAQTAKELTFKKGDAVNIIRQIDNNWYEGEHRGQVGILPISYVERMPSSEKQQPIRPPPPAHVREIGEGVARYNFNADTNVELSLRKGERVVVIRQVDQNWYEGRIPDTSKQGIFPVSYIDIVKRSTSKSSSHHIDPHGYPGNRTPSSTPTKPPYHLPPPSATRDLPSGRPPLRRLDLQAITSEWLSLTLEPSASAPAYPPATTPAPPTPPPLPAALASFLKAEEPNAPSPAQSKRESALTHQRFSITPAGRLALGHTPFSPLPPPPPVPHPPFSSPLPDSLLQYNSGKAQPLHILQPEILSLTMPEPLTSPAQAPLQDKSYLEVDKSSKVPDVKLQVKDPYDELLSMILDGSTGLDFPRLSPVDSPAAKPTGESQSRFKPKAEGSQPDVKPAAVTPASDSAGDRLAVQFHRPVAMDPIAWGAQSKTVNEPQRPPSMTGRGYTELFIEEDDDAREDRGEDVDGLNGGLGPQADVSPSTLTRLPPSDLSSPSAPAPQSSLPPPSPSSFTPSSFSTSSFTPTSSLTSSLTPLSMSSLTSSFIPSLSSSTFTPSSSFVPSSSSCSQSEQQPRSAIPPTPPVSPRPPSRPHLMTSERSSASAPSSPPPLRSPPAPPQLPVTHPPSLLCFSHLVESIPAPTPPKPASPPLATPRSPPTVPRPGCRSPKVKDPVVGGKPPRSPILSRRSYLSSVRGRRRLVQDALQGGGDPYQAVYNYLPRNEDELELKEGDVVNVMEKCDDGWFVGTSRHSKLFGTFPGNYVKQL; this is encoded by the exons ATGAATACAG GGACTGATTCTCACTCATCAGACTTGG ATTCTTGGCGGTCGCGCAGTGCAACAGATGGCCTTAAGAATGGAGACGCCAGCAGCTCATCTCTTGCTGCCAAAGGTTTCCGCAGTGTCAGACCCAACCTGCAGGACAAAAAGTCACCAACGCAG GAAATCAATCATGTGCCATTGCCGCCCCCCAGAAGAGAGAGTTTCCACTTCTCTCCCACGGGCACTAATCCGCCAGGCTACGGCTCCCTTGTCGCGCGGGCGAATGATTTTATCCCACGGACGCTAACGTTCACGCAGAATGAGAAGGGCGAGTCCCTCACTGTCCGCAGCACGTCCTCCTACTCTTACTCAGAGAGCACAAACTCAGTCCAACATTCACACCAGTCCCCTCTCCTGGATGCCATTAGCAGCTGTACTGCACCCACCCCCACTAACTCACAGGCCCAGGAGAGAAAGGTGTCGGCCCTCAAACTAACCCCTGTCACCATCCCGGACCCCCCGGCTCACACACAACGACCCAAGACCCGGACCCCGGGTTCCCCTCCGCTTACTCACCCACCTCCGCGAGGGGGTCCCACCGCGTCCCAACCCCTGACACAGGCCGCGTCGCCCGCGGGCCGCTCGGGCCCGGAGAGCCTCGAACCTTCAGGCGACACAGCGGCGCTCGAGGGCCCGGATCGAGCCCCCGGTGAAGCCAAGAGCCCGGCGCCAGCCCAGGTGGAGATAACCAAGGCTCCTCCTGCACTTCCACCGAGACCTTCTCCGGCAGTGCTGTTG GGCCAGGTCCTCTCTCACGCTATGAATGGAAGTGCTCCTCAGaggcccctctctcctctctcctatcctccgccccccacctccctccacccGACGCTCCAGAGACACAGCCGAGGTTCAG AGGGCAGCGAGTCCCTTGCCAGAGAGTCCGTGGTTCTGGGCCACACGAGCGTCAGCGGCATGGTGCCCATCGCTCGCTTctccgaggaggagaagagggtgtCGGTCATCAAAGCCCCGCACTACGAAGGCATCGGCCCTGTGGACGACTCCGGCATCCCCATCGCCATCCGCACG ACGGTGGATAGGCCGAAGGATTGGTACAAAACTATGTTCAAGCAGATCCACAAGGTTCACAAAGCCG ATGATGACTATTCTGACACATACAACGCAACGTATGCGGTCATAAACAGCG ATGACTACAGCCTCTCATCCAACCCCACCATGGCCCACCCCGCTCCCCGGACACACACGTACAGGCCGCTGGCCAAATGCCCCTCGGACAACGGAGGGCGTCTGGGCCCCCGTGAGCCTCCGCCGtcccctgtgccccccccacctccgcccATGCCatccctcctccagctgagggccAGAGACAGCGATCGCGAGAGAGACTCGCCTGACGC GAACGAATGGGGTCCTCCCAACAGGAAGGTGGACACGCGGAAGTACCGCGCCGAGCCCAAGAGTATTTTTGAGTATGAGCCCGGAAGGTCTTCCATTTTGGAGCATGAAAGACCA ACCTATGATGACATAGATTTAGAGAACGAGCCTTGGTATAAGTTCTTTTCCGAGTTGGAGTTTGGGCGGCCG CCTCCTAAAAAACGGCTGGATTATAATCCAGACATCTCCGCTCGTCAACGTATTGAG ACATCCCTGCACATCGCTCCTGCTGACAAGGCTCCCGAGAGGCCGGCGAG TGCTGCGAGCGActacaggaagaggaggaagtccGAGCCCACAAGTTCCCAAGTCAATGCTCAGTCTCAGAGCAGAGCTGCAACCTCCCCTAAACCAGTGGATGCCTACAGACCCAGCAGCAGCCTAAAGAAACCAGTGGTTCATTCCTCACCATCCTCGCCCTCCAGAGCCAAAG GTGGGGCCGCATGTAACATGTATTCAAACAGCTTGACCTCCCCAGGGCCTCAGCAACGCCCCGATCTCCCCCCTTTACCCTCTGACCCCGTCCATTGCCACGAGGAGGCCAGCCTAGAAAGCAGCTCCGCCTCTAATCAGTCCGTCTGCGGTAAGAACAGCTGGCAGACGAAATGCCAGGACGCCGAGACGTGGAGCAGCGCAGATGAGGTACCGCCGGTCCCCGGCAAGCTCAAGTCACGCAGCTGCGATGACTTACTCAACGATGGGCATTCCGGCTCAGGCGGGCGCAACGCCACCCGCTCAGAAAGTGCCGGGTCCCTCGTCTGCGACGGGAATCCCCCGAGCTCTGTCGGGTCCATCTCCACCAGCTCGCTGCCTCGCCTCCACCGCCGACGCGCGCACGACTCACCGGGCTTCCTCCAGCTCTATCGCAAGATGCACCAGATCGACCGAGCTCACCTCATCCCGTCGGAAGTCATCCGCTCGGTCCGCGCTCGCATCCTGGAGCTGGAGCGCCAGCCCCACCTGCATCGCCATCGCCTCTCTCCCTGGACGCCGTCCTGGGGCATGGAGGTGCCGCGCGACATGGTGCCGAGCCGCATTTCTACATACGAGAGTCTCATTTCAAAGTCCAAATCCATGCCGAACTTGGGCGATACCGAGGTGCCTTCAGGCGCCACCACCCCAGGTGGATCGTCGTCTCGAGCCAGCAGCGGGGGCGTCGCCACGCCCAGTTTTCCGAAGCGCCGTTTTTCCATCGAGTCTCTATTGGAGGAAGACGGCAACGGCGGAGCAGTTCCTCACGCCATGGACCACCGGCACCGACCCCGCAGCCCGCCCGAGGGTCAGCCTCGAGTCGGGCCGGAGCCCAGCCGCGTGCGTTCCTTCCCCGCTCCTCCCGTCCCTCAAGGCCCGCGAGCCAACCACGACTACTCTGACAGCGAGCAAGACGCCGTCGCGTCCGACCTCAGCGACTTCATCCAGGTGGAGGGCTCCTCCTTCTGCAGCGAGAGTGACTTCGACCACTGCTCGCTGACCTCGTCCGAGAGCCTGTACGGCTCCTCCaaccttcaccaccaccacctccgtcatcagcagcaccaccatcacctccaccaccaccaccctgctCACCAAAGTTTAGGCCAGAGCCAGGGCTACCAACACCGCCACCTCATCAGCTCGTGCAAAGGCCGCTGCCCGGCCTCTTACACCCGCTTCACCACCATGCTTCGCcacgagagagagcgagcgcgcCAGCAGCTCCAGAGACCCTCGCAGCAGAGCGCCGGCAGCCGCTCCCAAATCCAGAGCTCCCAGTCCCAGCAGTCGATGTCCAAGCTGGCCTTCCTGGTCAGCCCAGTGCCTTTCCGCAGGAAAAAGGGCTCCCCGCCCACCTCCAGAAGAAGCAGTGGCGGCGCAGAGCGAGGAGGCAGACCCAAGTCCAAACAGGCCATTTACGAAGCGCTAGACGCGGCCCTCAGAGACATTTACGAGCACATTCAAGCGGAGCGAGGCCACAGAGGAAGCAGGGCTCCCGACGACAGCATCCTGAGGAGAATACTCGCCGAACTGCTGCCAAACGTGCCTGAGCGAAGCTCCTCGCTgcgtgggaggagggggtgttggCAAGGGGGCCAGTCCTCCACATCTTTGTACCCAGATGGGAGCCCCACAGAATACGCCTCGCACAGAGGGGACCCCTCCACGCCGCGGCTACAGTCACCGCTCGGCTACGGACGCCACTCGGACAGCTCAAACAATAACGAATATGCAGAGGAGCAGGGCAATGGAAATGGTCTCTGTTATTCAG ACCAGGATGTCTCCAGGTGTTATTCCACCATGGACGGACGCCACACACCCCAGAGCAGAAGGCCCGCGACTGACCGAGAG GTCTCCCATAAACAGATGACACAACTTATTctgttctctctcctccatcagaAACAGCCTGCGAGAGCCATTTATGATTTTAAGGCACAAACGGCTAA GGAGCTGACTTTTAAGAAGGGTGATGCGGTGAACATCATCCGGCAGATAGACAACAACTGGTATGAAGGAGAGCACCGCGGGCAGGTTGGGATCTTACCCATTTCCTACGTGGAG AGGATGCCGTCGTCAGAGAAGCAGCAGCCGATTCGTCCTCCTCCGCCCGCACACGTCAGAGAGATTGGAGAGGGAGTGGCTCGCTACAACTTCAATGCTGACACTAATGTGGAGCTGTCGCTGAGAAAG ggcgAGAGAGTGGTTGTGATAAGGCAGGTGGACCAGAACTGGTACGAGGGGAGGATCCCGGACACAAGCAAACAAGGCATTTTTCCCGTCTCATATATTGACATCGTCAAGCGCTCCACGTCCAAGAGTTCCAGCCACCACATAGACCCACACGGTTACCCTGGCAACAGGACACCAAGCTCTACACCCACCAAG CCTCCCTaccacctccctccaccctccgcCACTCGTGACCTCCCCTCCGGTCGCCCCCCGTTGAGAAGGCTTGACCTGCAAGCTATCACCAGCGAGTGGCTGTCACTCACTTTGGAACCTTCAGCGTCCGCTCCAGCTTACCCCCCCGCGACCACGCCTGCACCGCCcacaccgccccccctccccgctgccCTCGCCTCTTTCCTGAAGGCAGAGGAACCCAATGCCCCCTCACCTGCACAATCAAAGAGAGAGTCTGCCCTGACGCACCAGAGATTTTCCATAACTCCTGCAGGGAGACTTGCTTTAGGCCAcacccctttctctcctcttcctcccccccctccggtTCCACAtccccccttttcctctccaCTGCCTGACTCTTTATTGCAATACAACAGTGGCAAAGCTCAACCATTACACATTTTGCAGCCTGAGATTTTGTCCCTCACAATGCCAGAGCCACTAACCTCCCCCGCACAAGCTCCTCTGCAGGACAAGTCGTATTTGGAAGTGGACAAAAGCAGCAAAGTCCCCGATGTCAAGCTGCAGGTAAAGGACCCCTATGACGAGCTGTTGTCCATGATTCTGGATGGTTCCACCGGCTTAGACTTTCCAAGATTGTCTCCGGTAGATTCCCCTGCAGCCAAGCCAACCGGTGAATCCCAGAGCAGGTTTAAGCCAAAAGCTGAGGGTTCTCAGCCGGATGTGAAGCCTGCAGCAGTAACGCCAGCCAGTGACTCGGCTGGCGACCGCTTAGCGGTGCAGTTCCACCGGCCTGTCGCAATGGACCCCATCGCTTGGGGGGCGCAGTCAAAAACTGTGAACGAGCCTCAGAGGCCCCCGTCGATGACAGGAAGGGGATATACCGAGTTGTTCATTGAGGAAGACGATGACGCtagagaggacagaggggaggatGTTGACGGTTTAAATGGGGGACTCGGCCCACAG GCTGATGTCTCTCCCTCCACTTTGACACGGCTCCCCCCCTCcgacctctcctccccctcagcaCCGGCACCCCAATCCTCTTTACCTCCGCCATCTCCATCCTCTTTtactccttcttctttttctacaTCTTCTTTTACTCCTACTTCATCTTTAACTTCTTCTTTAACTCCTCTTTCTATGTCTTCTCTTACTTCATCTTTTATTCCTTCTTTATCTTCATCTACTTTTACTCCTTCGTCTTCTTTTGTTCCCTCCTCGTCTTCTTGCTCACAGTCAGAGCAGCAGCCTCGTAGCGCCATCCCTCCCACGCCCCCCGTCTCCCCTCGTCCCCCGTCCCGTCCTCACCTCATGACGTCGGAGCGTTCTTCGGCCTCGGCGCCGTCCTCGCCTCCCCCCCTGCGCtcccctcccgctcctccaCAGCTCCCTGTCACTCACCCCCCGAGCTTACTCTGCTTCTCACATCTGGTTGAATCCATCCCGGCCCCGACCCCCCCTAAGcccgcctctcctcccctcgCCACTCCGCGCTCTCCTCCCACTGTCCCCCGTCCAGGATGTAGGTCCCCCAAGGTGAAG GATCCAGTTGTCGGTGGTAAACCCCCTCGTAGCCCCATCTTGTCCCGGAGGTCCTATCTGTCCTCGGTTAGAGGTCGCCGG CGATTGGTGCAGGATGCTCTCCAGGGTGGAGGAGATCC GTACCAGGCCGTGTACAACTACCTGCCTCGCAACGAGGACGAGCTGGAGCTGAAGGAGGGCGACGTTGTAAATGTGATGGAGAAGTGTGACGATGGCTGGTTCGTTG gGACGTCTCGACACAGCAAGTTGTTTGGAACCTTTCCAGGAAACTACGTGAAACAGCTATAA